The following coding sequences lie in one Allochromatium vinosum DSM 180 genomic window:
- a CDS encoding cation diffusion facilitator family transporter — translation MSIESRTPTTSAETAQLLRLATWASVSTAGLLILVKVVAWGMTGSITVLASLMDSAMDAMASLLTLLAVRWSLRPPDAEHRFGHGKAQALAALGQSAFIAGSALFLGLQAVDRFLHPRPLTEIGVGLGVIAFAILVTLALLALQRHVIRRTGSPAIRADALHYATDLATNSVTLVALGLAGFGWSWIDPILGLAIGLYILWSAARIGRDAVEMLMDRELPDEARWRILELARAIPEVCGAHGLRTHQSGQSLIIQLHLELDDVLPLRQAHQIALAVEARIRERYPDSDILIHQDPVSLGREATDS, via the coding sequence ATGTCCATCGAGTCACGCACACCGACAACGTCGGCTGAAACCGCCCAGCTGCTGCGACTGGCGACCTGGGCGTCGGTGAGCACCGCCGGCCTGCTGATCCTGGTCAAGGTCGTTGCCTGGGGGATGACCGGGTCCATCACGGTCCTGGCCTCCCTGATGGACTCGGCGATGGATGCCATGGCCTCCCTGCTGACGCTGCTTGCCGTGCGCTGGTCGTTGCGGCCACCCGACGCCGAGCATCGTTTCGGGCATGGCAAGGCGCAGGCCCTGGCCGCGCTCGGGCAATCGGCGTTCATCGCCGGCTCGGCGCTGTTTCTCGGCTTGCAGGCCGTCGACCGCTTCCTGCATCCACGCCCGCTGACCGAGATCGGTGTCGGTCTGGGCGTGATCGCCTTCGCCATCCTGGTCACGCTGGCGCTGCTCGCGCTCCAGCGTCATGTCATCCGGCGCACTGGATCGCCCGCGATCCGCGCCGATGCCCTGCACTATGCCACGGACCTGGCAACGAACTCCGTCACCCTGGTCGCGCTCGGGCTGGCCGGTTTCGGCTGGTCGTGGATCGACCCGATCCTGGGACTGGCCATCGGCCTCTATATCCTGTGGAGCGCCGCGCGGATCGGACGCGACGCCGTCGAGATGCTGATGGATCGCGAGTTGCCCGATGAAGCGCGCTGGCGGATCCTGGAGCTGGCGCGCGCCATACCTGAGGTATGCGGTGCGCATGGACTGCGCACGCACCAGTCCGGCCAGTCGCTGATCATCCAATTGCATCTCGAACTCGACGACGTGCTGCCCCTGCGTCAGGCCCATCAGATCGCGCTCGCGGTCGAGGCTCGGATACGGGAGCGTTACCCGGACTCGGACATCCTCATCCATCAGGATCCGGTCAGTCTCGGCCGCGAGGCGACGGACTCCTGA
- a CDS encoding diheme cytochrome c produces the protein MSHRPFIARSALMGLLLVATGTALAATDDETRDWRRWLRMFPNIAPATQPAYLQECGSCHLAYPPGVLPAASWSRILAPESLADHYGDDASLPDALVAELRGYLMANAADGSARVRERAFAVPGAARSDTGLPRITETPYFIRKHRRIPARLVTDNPEVSRFSQCNRCHIGADRGVFDERQIEIPGLGRWKD, from the coding sequence ATGTCTCACCGCCCTTTCATCGCCCGGTCTGCGCTGATGGGTCTGCTGCTCGTCGCGACCGGCACCGCCCTCGCGGCCACGGACGACGAGACTCGGGATTGGCGCCGTTGGCTGCGGATGTTTCCGAACATCGCTCCGGCCACTCAGCCGGCCTATCTCCAGGAGTGCGGTTCCTGCCATCTGGCCTATCCGCCCGGCGTCCTGCCGGCGGCGTCCTGGAGCCGGATCCTGGCGCCCGAGTCACTTGCCGATCACTATGGCGATGACGCCTCGCTGCCGGATGCGCTGGTCGCCGAGTTGCGGGGTTATCTGATGGCCAACGCCGCCGACGGATCGGCGCGCGTCCGCGAGCGGGCCTTCGCCGTGCCCGGTGCGGCGCGATCCGACACCGGCCTGCCGCGCATCACCGAGACGCCTTATTTCATCCGCAAGCATCGTCGGATTCCGGCACGTCTGGTCACGGACAACCCCGAGGTCAGCCGCTTCAGTCAGTGCAACCGCTGTCACATCGGCGCCGACCGTGGGGTCTTCGACGAGCGTCAGATCGAGATCCCCGGCCTGGGACGCTGGAAGGATTGA
- a CDS encoding cytochrome b/b6 domain-containing protein, producing MPNDYPTDTTTLPNHSEPKTSERIRVWDPLVRVFHWSLVAGFATAFIVEDDLLGVHVWAGYLVLALVAVRLVWGLIGTRHARFSDFVRSPGAVLAYLRDVVSLRAPRYLGHNPAGGAMILLLLISVAATGISGLALYGAEEFAGPLADVMRGLPAFWGDALEEAHEVFAYFTLGLILIHVAGVLVSSLLHHENLIGSMISGYKRQERE from the coding sequence ATGCCGAACGACTATCCGACTGACACGACCACCCTGCCCAATCATTCCGAACCGAAGACATCTGAACGGATTCGCGTCTGGGATCCACTGGTGCGCGTGTTCCACTGGTCACTGGTGGCCGGATTCGCCACTGCCTTCATCGTCGAGGACGATTTGCTCGGCGTCCATGTCTGGGCCGGCTATCTGGTGCTCGCCCTCGTCGCCGTGCGTCTGGTGTGGGGTCTGATCGGCACGCGCCATGCGCGCTTCAGCGACTTCGTGCGCAGTCCGGGCGCGGTGCTGGCCTATCTGCGCGATGTCGTGAGCCTGCGCGCACCGCGTTATCTGGGGCACAATCCGGCCGGCGGAGCCATGATCCTACTGCTCCTGATCAGTGTCGCCGCGACCGGGATCAGCGGTCTGGCGCTCTATGGTGCAGAGGAATTCGCCGGTCCGCTGGCGGATGTGATGCGCGGTCTGCCGGCGTTCTGGGGCGATGCCCTGGAAGAGGCCCATGAAGTGTTCGCCTATTTCACGCTCGGTCTGATCCTGATCCATGTGGCCGGGGTGCTGGTCTCCAGCCTGCTGCATCACGAGAACCTGATCGGTTCCATGATCAGCGGCTACAAGCGGCAAGAGCGGGAATGA
- a CDS encoding DUF1924 domain-containing protein, which yields MKRHLATVLLSASTLILPATLWAADPAAGAAGWTKEYPQADGSAPRSCVTCHGRDLTQPGRQANTGKVIEPMAPSVNPQRLTDPAKIEKWLTRNCRWTLGRECTADEKADFIAYIKTQ from the coding sequence ATGAAACGACACCTCGCCACCGTCCTGCTCAGTGCAAGCACCCTGATCCTGCCGGCCACGCTCTGGGCAGCCGATCCAGCCGCCGGCGCGGCGGGTTGGACCAAGGAATATCCGCAGGCAGACGGATCCGCACCACGCAGTTGCGTGACCTGCCATGGCCGCGATCTGACCCAGCCGGGACGTCAGGCCAATACCGGCAAGGTCATCGAACCCATGGCGCCCTCGGTGAATCCGCAGCGCCTCACCGATCCGGCCAAGATCGAGAAATGGTTGACGCGCAACTGTCGCTGGACCCTGGGACGTGAGTGCACCGCCGATGAAAAGGCCGATTTCATCGCCTACATCAAGACCCAATGA
- a CDS encoding cytochrome c, with protein sequence MNPFPLKSVLTLLLTGTLAMGSAHIAFADDDDDDWFESPQTLAPPVNATYNQECGSCHMAYPPGLLPPQAWAQIMTPDALTDHYGDDAGLSEERRTEISAFLQAGASRVTLRMAPSGAVSGLPRITDSIAFKHEHDEIPARLVTGNPEVGRFSQCNACHRKAAEGSYDERWIDIPGHGPWKD encoded by the coding sequence ATGAACCCGTTTCCATTGAAATCCGTCCTGACACTCCTGCTCACCGGCACGCTGGCTATGGGGAGTGCTCACATAGCGTTCGCCGACGACGATGACGACGACTGGTTCGAGTCGCCCCAAACGCTGGCACCGCCCGTCAATGCGACCTATAACCAGGAATGCGGCTCCTGCCACATGGCCTACCCGCCGGGTCTGCTTCCGCCACAGGCCTGGGCGCAGATCATGACGCCGGACGCACTGACCGATCATTATGGTGACGATGCCGGTCTGTCCGAGGAACGGCGTACCGAGATCAGCGCTTTTCTGCAAGCCGGCGCCTCCCGGGTGACGCTGCGAATGGCTCCGAGCGGTGCCGTCTCCGGTCTGCCCCGCATCACCGACAGCATCGCTTTCAAGCATGAGCACGACGAGATCCCGGCGCGCTTGGTGACGGGCAACCCCGAGGTCGGCCGTTTCAGCCAGTGCAACGCCTGTCATCGCAAGGCCGCCGAAGGCAGTTACGACGAACGCTGGATCGATATTCCGGGTCATGGACCCTGGAAGGATTGA
- a CDS encoding PepSY domain-containing protein encodes MTPTSAMRYAILMGLLSLFSLQVNADTRDDHERAREARLRGEIRPIAEILHHIGEQVPGEVIGIELERETRAGRPVWIYEIKILTPDGRRLEVEVDARNGRIQELEDDD; translated from the coding sequence ATGACGCCAACCTCCGCGATGCGCTATGCCATTCTCATGGGACTCCTGAGCCTGTTCAGCCTTCAGGTGAATGCCGATACGCGGGATGATCACGAGCGCGCGCGCGAGGCACGTCTGCGCGGCGAGATCCGACCGATCGCCGAGATCCTGCATCATATCGGCGAACAGGTGCCCGGCGAGGTGATCGGGATCGAACTCGAACGCGAGACGCGCGCCGGCCGGCCGGTCTGGATCTACGAAATCAAGATCCTGACCCCGGACGGGCGTCGGTTGGAAGTCGAGGTCGACGCCCGCAATGGACGAATCCAGGAACTGGAGGACGACGACTGA
- a CDS encoding response regulator transcription factor, protein MRLLLVEDDDQVAETVTAGLTAAGFLVERARDGREAWFMGDTEPYAAAILDLGLPGLDGLSVLRQWRAAGQRLPVLILSARGDWTERVEGIEAGADDYLPKPFRFEELLARVRALIRRAAGQPAPVLVHGSFRLDTRRQTLSRDGLPIHLSPQEYRLVSYLMQQAGRVVSQQELTEQLYAQDFERDSNAVEVLVGRVRRKLGAELIQTRRGFGYLIEADDASHAP, encoded by the coding sequence ATGCGCCTGCTGTTGGTAGAAGACGACGACCAGGTCGCCGAGACGGTGACGGCCGGTCTGACGGCTGCCGGTTTCCTGGTCGAGCGCGCGCGCGACGGGCGCGAGGCCTGGTTCATGGGCGACACCGAACCCTATGCCGCCGCCATCCTGGATCTCGGTCTGCCGGGACTCGATGGGCTGTCGGTCCTGCGCCAGTGGCGCGCCGCTGGTCAGCGTCTGCCGGTGCTGATCCTGAGCGCGCGCGGCGACTGGACCGAGCGTGTCGAGGGCATCGAGGCCGGCGCCGACGACTATCTGCCCAAGCCCTTCCGGTTCGAGGAACTGCTCGCGCGCGTGCGGGCGCTGATCCGCCGCGCCGCCGGTCAGCCGGCGCCCGTGCTCGTCCACGGCTCCTTCCGACTCGACACCCGGCGTCAGACTCTGAGCCGCGACGGGCTGCCCATCCATCTCTCGCCCCAGGAATACCGTCTGGTCAGCTATCTGATGCAGCAGGCCGGGCGCGTCGTCTCGCAACAGGAGCTGACCGAGCAGCTCTATGCCCAGGATTTCGAGCGCGACTCCAACGCTGTGGAGGTGCTGGTCGGTCGCGTGCGGCGCAAACTGGGGGCCGAGCTGATCCAGACCCGGCGCGGTTTCGGCTATCTGATCGAGGCGGACGACGCCTCGCATGCCCCATGA
- a CDS encoding sensor histidine kinase: MRRRSLRARLWLSALISITLALLIAWLGLANLFERHVERHIGVELEVRLNQLAAAVEIAPDGSIRLTQEPQSPAFAQPLSGHYWQIDRPGQPGVRRSRSLWDEVLILPDDDLAPGLIHAHRLPGPAGQSLLVRERRIRVSADPEPVELRLILAQDRAELLVARANFTADMRPYLGLIAFLLTLATLIQIQTGLAPLEALRREVGAIRVGRASRLVAQGADEVQPLVAELNALLEARERSVERARAWTADLAHGLKTPLSVLATDAERLRRAGHPDLAEDLDQLALTMRRRVERELIRARVRSGHPPHAARAEVVENLARLLHTLERTPAGERIDWHITATERITVALMADDLLELLGNLLENAAKWARERVEIQVSMSLEAAGQVEIRIADDGPGVPPEHWPRLGERGLRLDERQVGTGLGLAIVRDVVEAYGGMLGFDHAGLGGLLVWVRLPEAHSLD, translated from the coding sequence ATGAGGCGCCGATCACTCCGGGCGCGACTCTGGCTCAGCGCGCTGATCTCGATCACGCTGGCCCTGCTGATCGCCTGGCTCGGGCTGGCCAATCTCTTCGAGCGCCATGTCGAGCGTCATATTGGCGTCGAACTGGAGGTGCGGCTCAATCAGCTCGCCGCCGCCGTCGAGATCGCGCCCGACGGCTCGATCCGTCTGACCCAGGAACCCCAGTCTCCCGCGTTCGCTCAACCCCTGAGCGGTCACTATTGGCAGATCGACCGTCCCGGTCAGCCGGGTGTCCGGCGTTCGCGTTCGCTTTGGGACGAGGTGCTGATCCTGCCGGATGACGACCTGGCTCCAGGCCTGATCCATGCCCATCGTCTGCCAGGACCGGCCGGACAATCGCTCCTGGTGCGCGAGCGGCGCATCCGGGTCTCGGCGGACCCCGAGCCGGTCGAACTGCGCCTAATCCTGGCCCAGGATCGGGCCGAACTGCTCGTCGCACGCGCCAACTTCACCGCCGACATGCGTCCTTATCTGGGGCTGATCGCCTTCCTGCTCACGCTCGCCACTCTGATCCAGATCCAGACCGGACTCGCGCCCCTGGAAGCGCTACGCCGTGAGGTCGGCGCCATCCGCGTCGGTCGTGCCTCACGGCTGGTCGCGCAGGGTGCCGATGAGGTCCAGCCGCTGGTCGCTGAACTCAACGCCCTGCTTGAAGCCCGCGAACGCTCGGTCGAGCGGGCGCGTGCCTGGACCGCCGATCTCGCCCACGGACTCAAGACCCCGCTCAGCGTGCTGGCGACCGACGCCGAGCGGCTGCGCCGGGCCGGTCATCCGGATCTGGCCGAGGATTTGGACCAACTGGCCTTGACCATGCGCCGTCGCGTCGAGCGCGAGCTGATCCGCGCGCGCGTGCGTTCCGGCCATCCGCCGCATGCCGCGCGCGCCGAGGTCGTCGAGAACCTCGCACGCCTGTTGCATACACTGGAGCGCACGCCCGCCGGTGAGCGGATCGATTGGCACATAACGGCGACTGAACGCATCACTGTGGCGCTGATGGCGGACGATCTGCTCGAACTGCTCGGCAATCTGCTGGAGAACGCGGCCAAGTGGGCGCGCGAGCGGGTCGAGATCCAGGTGTCGATGTCACTGGAAGCCGCGGGACAGGTCGAGATCCGGATCGCCGACGATGGTCCCGGAGTTCCCCCGGAACATTGGCCGCGACTCGGCGAGCGCGGTCTGCGGCTCGACGAGCGTCAGGTTGGCACGGGGTTGGGATTGGCGATCGTGCGCGACGTGGTCGAAGCCTATGGCGGCATGCTCGGCTTCGATCACGCCGGGCTGGGCGGTCTGCTGGTGTGGGTCCGGCTTCCCGAGGCGCACAGCCTGGATTGA
- a CDS encoding potassium transporter TrkG, with protein MHWRAIIRLFGLLLMLYSLSFLPSLAVALVYQDGQWSVFLESLAATLSAGLLLWLPNSHRESELSVRDGFLIVALFWALLGVFGALPFILGLHLSLTDAVFESISGFTTTGATVIAGLDRLPPSILYHRQQIQWLGGMGVIVLAVAVLPLLGVGGMQLYRAEASGVAKHEKPTPRIGETARVLWSLYFGLTAACALAFWLAGMTLFDAVGHAFATVATGGFSTHDASLGHYDSPLIEAIAIVFMLAGAVNFAIHFVAWRDLDVRAYLNDPETRVFGLTILGGSLFIAASLYWAQAYADVGSSLRHGTFQVVSIMTSTGFGTATFGDWPLHIPLVLVILSFTGGCGGSTAGGLKVLRVMLLVKLGVRQLFQFAHPRAVLEVKIGRRVIKEDVLLSVWGFYVLYIATCLLLTVAMMAAGLDLESAFGAVFTTVNLCGPGLGEVAVTFATVDPVVKWLGVFGMLAGRLEIFTLLILFMPAFWRQ; from the coding sequence ATGCACTGGCGCGCCATCATCCGGCTGTTCGGCCTGTTGTTGATGCTCTACAGCCTGAGTTTTCTACCATCGCTGGCCGTGGCGCTGGTGTATCAGGACGGACAGTGGTCGGTGTTTCTGGAATCGCTCGCGGCGACCCTGAGCGCGGGGCTGCTGCTGTGGCTGCCGAACTCCCATCGTGAGAGCGAACTCTCGGTTCGCGACGGTTTTCTGATCGTGGCCCTGTTCTGGGCGCTGCTCGGTGTATTCGGCGCACTGCCCTTCATTCTCGGGCTGCATCTGAGCCTGACTGATGCGGTCTTCGAATCGATCTCGGGCTTCACCACCACGGGCGCGACCGTCATCGCCGGACTCGACCGGTTGCCGCCGTCGATCCTCTATCACCGTCAGCAGATCCAGTGGCTCGGCGGCATGGGCGTGATCGTGCTGGCGGTGGCCGTTCTGCCGCTACTGGGCGTGGGCGGGATGCAGCTCTACCGGGCCGAGGCCTCGGGCGTGGCCAAGCACGAAAAACCCACGCCGCGTATCGGCGAGACGGCGCGCGTGCTCTGGTCGCTGTACTTCGGCCTGACGGCCGCCTGTGCGCTGGCCTTCTGGCTGGCCGGGATGACGCTGTTCGATGCGGTTGGACACGCCTTCGCGACCGTGGCCACCGGCGGCTTCTCGACCCATGACGCCAGTCTGGGACATTACGACAGTCCGCTGATCGAGGCGATCGCCATCGTCTTCATGCTGGCCGGCGCCGTGAACTTCGCCATCCATTTCGTCGCCTGGCGCGATCTGGATGTCCGGGCCTATCTGAACGATCCGGAGACCCGTGTCTTCGGGCTGACCATCCTAGGCGGCTCGCTCTTCATTGCCGCCAGTCTGTACTGGGCGCAGGCTTATGCCGATGTCGGCTCGTCGCTACGGCATGGCACCTTCCAGGTCGTCTCCATCATGACCAGTACCGGGTTCGGCACCGCGACCTTCGGCGACTGGCCGCTGCACATTCCCCTGGTGCTGGTCATCCTCTCCTTCACCGGCGGCTGTGGCGGCTCGACGGCGGGCGGACTCAAGGTGCTGCGCGTGATGCTGCTGGTCAAGCTGGGGGTTCGCCAGTTGTTCCAGTTCGCCCATCCGCGCGCGGTGCTGGAGGTCAAGATCGGCCGACGTGTCATCAAGGAGGATGTGCTGCTGTCGGTCTGGGGCTTCTATGTGCTCTATATCGCGACCTGTCTGCTGCTGACGGTGGCCATGATGGCCGCCGGGCTGGATCTGGAATCGGCGTTCGGCGCCGTCTTCACCACGGTCAATCTCTGCGGGCCGGGATTGGGCGAGGTGGCCGTCACCTTCGCTACGGTCGACCCGGTGGTCAAGTGGCTGGGGGTCTTCGGGATGCTGGCGGGGCGGCTGGAGATCTTCACGCTGCTGATCCTGTTCATGCCGGCCTTCTGGCGGCAGTGA
- a CDS encoding TusE/DsrC/DsvC family sulfur relay protein — protein sequence MKVTNEPLKRTPVTLWLDTEDSQTAPVLTDRDGVARFDLPPTSGKVLVSGVERYHGRLDGRIPIELWSITQSEHSSLGMPGEFPSGSNAYAGMTTQTIAVGGREVLTDSEGYLVDPADWSEDFARALARHEGLTLTERHWEVIRFLREHFARRGTQATVRDMIAHFRRLWGAEAGGNRGLHRLFPRGGPQKQGNRLAGLLRTKGEH from the coding sequence ATGAAAGTCACCAACGAGCCGCTCAAGCGGACCCCGGTCACGCTCTGGCTCGATACCGAAGACAGCCAGACCGCGCCGGTTCTGACCGATCGCGACGGCGTGGCGCGCTTCGATCTCCCGCCGACCAGCGGCAAGGTGCTGGTCTCGGGCGTTGAGCGCTACCACGGGCGTTTGGATGGGCGGATTCCGATCGAGCTCTGGTCGATCACCCAATCCGAACACAGCTCACTGGGCATGCCCGGCGAGTTTCCGAGCGGCAGCAATGCCTATGCCGGCATGACCACCCAGACGATCGCGGTCGGCGGGCGCGAGGTGCTGACCGACAGCGAGGGCTATCTGGTCGATCCCGCCGACTGGTCGGAGGACTTCGCGCGCGCCCTGGCCAGGCACGAGGGGCTGACCCTGACCGAGCGGCACTGGGAGGTGATCCGCTTTCTGCGCGAACACTTCGCCCGGCGTGGCACCCAGGCGACGGTGCGCGACATGATCGCGCACTTCCGGCGTCTATGGGGCGCCGAGGCCGGCGGCAACCGGGGTCTGCACCGGCTGTTTCCGCGCGGCGGTCCGCAGAAGCAGGGCAACCGGCTGGCGGGACTGCTGCGTACCAAGGGCGAGCATTGA
- a CDS encoding trimeric intracellular cation channel family protein — protein sequence MDLSVLSDLALDRLMYGISLGAVAMMAAAGVLEAGRKCFDLFGMVVVALAAALGGGSLRDVLLDRPVFWVADQTYLIAALIAAMLTFFLARIFALPARLFLIPDAAGLALFTISGTKAALAWGAPWLVASFMGVITGVVGGILRDVLCNEEPLVFQGTLYATAAWAGALVFLGLMTVEIDPGQAAVAGGALIFLLRVAAIRWDIALPRFTSRL from the coding sequence ATGGATCTCTCGGTGCTATCCGATCTTGCGCTCGACCGTCTGATGTATGGCATCAGTCTGGGCGCGGTGGCCATGATGGCCGCCGCCGGTGTGCTGGAGGCCGGACGCAAGTGCTTCGATCTGTTCGGTATGGTCGTCGTCGCGCTGGCGGCGGCGCTCGGGGGCGGGTCGCTGCGTGATGTCCTGCTCGACCGGCCGGTGTTCTGGGTCGCCGATCAGACCTATCTGATCGCCGCACTCATCGCCGCGATGCTGACCTTTTTCCTGGCACGGATCTTCGCGTTGCCGGCCCGACTGTTCCTGATCCCGGATGCCGCCGGGCTGGCGCTCTTCACCATCAGCGGCACAAAGGCCGCGCTGGCGTGGGGCGCGCCCTGGCTGGTCGCGAGTTTCATGGGGGTCATCACCGGCGTGGTGGGCGGCATCCTGCGCGATGTGCTCTGCAACGAAGAACCCCTGGTCTTTCAGGGTACGCTCTACGCGACAGCCGCCTGGGCCGGGGCACTCGTATTCCTGGGATTGATGACCGTGGAGATCGATCCAGGACAGGCTGCCGTGGCAGGCGGGGCGCTGATCTTTCTGCTGCGCGTGGCGGCGATCCGCTGGGACATCGCATTGCCGCGCTTCACGTCACGGTTGTAG
- a CDS encoding glutamate synthase subunit beta: MGKPTGFMEYARRDRRYAPAGDRVVHYDEFVIPLSEPELSQQGARCMDCGIPFCHQGCPVNNIIPDWNDLVYRGDWQAAIEVLHSTNNFPEFTGRICPAPCEASCTLNIDDSPVTIKTIECAIVDRAWDEGWIKPQVPERRTGKRVAVVGSGPAGLACAQQLARAGHQVAIYEKADRIGGLLRYGIPDFKLNKKLIDRRMAQMRTEGVEFHTNAHVGVDIPVSALRAEYDALVLAGGAEQPRDLPVPGRELQGIHFAMDFLRRNSQRVQGSYVPDEEFINAQGKHVLVIGGGDTGSDCIGTSNRHGAASVTQVEILDRPPEKENKALTWPNWPNRMRTSSSQEEGCTRMWNFATKGFVGDDQGRVKAVKYCLVRWEKDAEGRWRMEEVPGSEGELKADLVLLAMGFVHPVREGMLEQLEHEAGLKLDGRGNVQGTTEGSDAYKTTVDGVFCAGDMRRGQSLVVWAIREGRQCARAVDEWLMGRSDLPR; the protein is encoded by the coding sequence ATGGGTAAGCCGACCGGTTTCATGGAATACGCCCGTCGCGACCGGCGCTATGCACCGGCTGGGGATCGGGTGGTCCACTACGACGAGTTCGTCATTCCTCTGAGCGAGCCGGAGCTCAGCCAGCAGGGAGCGCGCTGCATGGATTGCGGCATTCCCTTCTGCCATCAGGGCTGTCCGGTCAACAACATCATTCCGGACTGGAACGATCTGGTGTATCGGGGCGACTGGCAGGCCGCGATCGAGGTGCTGCACTCGACCAACAATTTCCCGGAGTTCACCGGACGTATCTGTCCGGCGCCCTGCGAGGCGTCCTGCACGCTCAACATCGACGACAGCCCGGTCACGATCAAGACCATCGAGTGCGCCATCGTCGATCGCGCCTGGGATGAAGGCTGGATCAAGCCGCAGGTGCCGGAGCGTCGCACCGGCAAGCGGGTGGCGGTCGTCGGTTCGGGTCCGGCCGGGCTGGCCTGCGCCCAGCAGTTGGCACGCGCCGGACATCAGGTGGCCATCTACGAGAAGGCCGACCGCATCGGCGGCTTGCTGCGCTATGGCATCCCGGACTTCAAGCTCAACAAGAAGCTGATCGACCGGCGCATGGCGCAGATGCGCACCGAAGGCGTGGAATTCCATACCAACGCTCATGTCGGCGTCGATATCCCGGTCAGCGCGCTGCGCGCCGAGTATGACGCGCTGGTACTGGCCGGCGGCGCGGAGCAGCCGCGCGATCTGCCGGTGCCGGGGCGTGAGCTCCAGGGTATCCATTTCGCGATGGATTTCCTGCGACGCAACAGCCAGCGGGTGCAGGGTTCCTATGTGCCGGACGAAGAGTTCATCAATGCCCAGGGCAAGCATGTGCTGGTCATCGGCGGCGGCGATACCGGATCGGACTGTATCGGAACGTCGAACCGGCATGGCGCGGCCTCGGTGACTCAGGTCGAGATCCTCGACCGTCCGCCGGAGAAGGAGAACAAAGCGCTGACCTGGCCCAACTGGCCCAACCGGATGCGCACCTCCAGCTCGCAGGAGGAAGGCTGCACCCGGATGTGGAACTTCGCGACCAAGGGCTTCGTCGGCGACGATCAGGGGCGGGTCAAGGCGGTCAAGTACTGTCTGGTGCGCTGGGAGAAGGACGCCGAGGGCCGCTGGCGGATGGAAGAGGTGCCGGGCAGCGAGGGCGAACTGAAGGCCGATCTGGTGCTGCTGGCCATGGGCTTCGTGCATCCGGTGCGCGAGGGGATGCTGGAGCAGCTGGAGCACGAGGCTGGGCTGAAGCTCGATGGGCGCGGGAACGTCCAGGGTACGACCGAAGGATCGGACGCCTACAAGACCACGGTCGATGGTGTGTTCTGCGCCGGCGACATGCGCCGCGGGCAGTCGCTGGTGGTCTGGGCCATTCGCGAAGGCCGTCAGTGCGCGCGCGCCGTCGATGAGTGGCTGATGGGACGCTCGGATCTGCCCCGATAG